A region of the Dermacentor albipictus isolate Rhodes 1998 colony chromosome 4, USDA_Dalb.pri_finalv2, whole genome shotgun sequence genome:
TCTTTCACTTTCAACCTCATGCTTTCACCGcagcctcctcctctgctttccttctcacgctctcCTTGCTTTTTCATTCCCCACTACGCTccacattcgctctttcatcgttcGCTCTGCTTGTTTGCTCAGTTATGCCGATGCCGAGGCATGCCAATGctcaacgcaggaatgggcgctGATGAGCTTCGCGCTAAAAAGTACTTTCCCTACAACCAATGCATGCACAGAAAGCCACAAACAATGCCTGTACACATGGTACATGACCGGCACTGTGAAGCCTCTAATTTAAAGCTTAGCTAGTGAACTATGGGGAAATCTTACTTTTTCAGGGCTTCTACATTATGAAAAGCCCTGCAGTCAGGTGTACAGCCCTTGTGACATGAGTCTGCAATTCATAAAAGGTGCTGTCCAGGGTAAAAAGATGATTATGAACAGAACGCCTAGCCATCTTAGCATCTGCTGCTATGCAGAAAGTGGTTTGCTCACTTTCAGGAAGAAATTGTTTCTGCGCTCCAGAAGCACACAGCTGGCTCTAATGTTAATTGTGGCAGCGACGCACACCACATCTAAAGCATTGGTGCTGCAGTGCTTCACACAAGATGCATCCATACCTCCATGCGACAGCACCTTCTTGTAGGGCTCGATCACCCTCATGTCAATCTTGCGCTCAACACCCCCCACGTTGCAAGTCTTCCAGCTTCTCTCTTCTGCGTACTCTTCTCGAGCAGACATCTCAGGAATTGAGTCACTCAGGGTTGAGTCATCTCCTATTCAGGGCAGAAACCGTCAGTGTATGAAACACTGGATGCATCAAAGGATGCTCAACAAAACAAAGCAACACCATGAGAATAGACAGAAGCCAACCTATGGAAATAGTAGAAGCTTTCAAAATAGAACAATGTAAGAAGGAGTGTCATCAACCCTTTGGTACGTCTCGCAATAACGAATCAGATATTTTTGCATAGCACTGTAATGGGTGACAAGAAAACTTGCCATTTCGTTACAAAATAAAAAAGCCCATCCTCAAATAAAGCATCTAGTTGCCAGTTAAAGCCCCATGTACACGTATGTCCCCTCTTCTGTTTCTATGCACTGCAAGTTcataattgaaagaaaaaaaacaatgctaCAGAAATCCTGAGAATTGTTTTCTTATTCTATATTTTTAATTCTAATATATTCTAATTGATTTCCAATTTTCATACTCAGCAGCCCCACAGCAGGCTTCTTTGCACACTCATCCATAATGTGGGTAAGTAAGCTTTCAAGGTGGCCTGACGAGAACAGTTCTTTATATGatcaatttttatttttgtttggtttcaattgttccttatcgcttataaaCCTACCAataatctacatttacactactGTAAGGATTAAATGTCAACTTTGCAAATTACGCGTTTTTGTGCAGATACCAAGGCATTATACTTTTCGCATGACCGACAGATTATAGCAAGGCATTATACTTTTCACATGACCGACAGATTTTGTCGGTGTACTCTCGAAAGAATGCTGCGTATGCATTAATATCTTCACTCCGTGGAACAAGTTTTGACCATAAACAAAAGGAAatatattttgttttttcttACCAGTTCTTCTACACACATTCTGAactgcacacacacagacacacacacacgcaaaaaactGATTTGCATTCTGATCTGGCTGATCTACATGCATACTGATCTCTAAGCTTTGACTGCAGTACTTACAGCCTCCTTTAATAAATTTACCTTCACTCTGACCTATTTGCGGGGTCCAACGTTCTAGAGCAATACTGGGAGTACAAGAGAcgtcatgggggggggggggggcagcgagTGGAGGCAGCAAATTTTTTCCGACTACTTAAGATTTTTTCATCTGCACTTGAATCGAAGCACAAGGGCAATTGCGGATTGCCCATTGAATGCGGCAGTCATGGTTGGGAGCCGAACCTGTGACCTCGTTGCTAAGCTAGCGTACACTAACACACTAACTGCACTCACTTTCAAGTACAGAGTCACCCAGTTCATCAGGAGTCTCGATATCTGGCGTTGCCAGGTCGTCCGCAGGTGAGAAGACATCTCCATCGCTCTTGTTGCTCATTGATGAAAGGCTTTTCTGATCATCGTCAAGACCAATCTGGGCACGAAGAATGTCTGGGTTCACTTTAATCTTGCGCCTGCTCCTGTTAGCACCACTCAGGCTTGAGGGTCTCTCTGAAAGAAGGAACAGTGTACCCCTTGTGAAATGTTGCACCAGTGCAGTGAAGGTGGACTGTCAGATACAGTAAGACAGGAAAGGCAAAGGCCAAGAAATTAAAAGCAGGCAAAACAGTGACTGCTAGCAAGTCCGTACAataactgacttttttttttctaaaatttttAAACTGATGTCCTGTGCTTAGAtgatttttttgttgctgttctgtttctttctcttttaattTCACAGCAAGATCACATTTTCTTGGTTTACATCATTCAATGAAAGGCTCAGCATCTCAGCTTGCCTGATTTCTCcagacaagaaatgaaaaaccACCATAGTAAGCATACTTCACCAATGAAGGAGTGAGCTGCTGCAGATATATGGACTAGTTTCACCAGCTTTCAGAACTTAAGTGTCAGAACAAACCGAGTAAACGACAACCAAGCATTTTATTGAATGGTGCAAACAAACAAATGCAATCGTGCTGAAAGAAAATATCTGAGCGGGAACAAAGCATGGTCAACACAAAATCTTATTTCAAGTCATTAGAATAAGATGCAGGTCACTGTAGAGCTAATATCAGAAACACTATTTCACTGATCACCCACTGTTGCAGCTTGAATTGTCTTTATGAGAAGACATCCATGATTAATTTATTATCTACACTAAAAGACATAATTATAGAcggtaaaagaaagaaagtggccTTTATACCTGCGACTGCCTTGCAGTAATGTTGGCACCTGAACTACCTCGCAGTCAAGAGGAAAATCAAAGGAAGTGTTATAAAGAGAGTGTTATAAAAAGGGACATGAATTCAAAGAGAAACTTgcggggtgtctaccaagttgacattttcaaattccccgagtttttcaggttttccttgagtggctttgcaaaatttcctgagtcacacagaactttgtttttatGTCAAGGTGGGTTGACACCATGTTGCCCTATGGTGTCACTTTCTAGTAatcatgttaaaaaataaaaaatggcttaATCCAGTTTGAGTAATAAGGAGCATAGTTTatcttattcaaaaagaaaaaagaagggaaggGTTCATAAAatacacagcaaaaaaaaaaaaaaatacattcaaAAAAGGTAAAACCGATTGTCAAGCATTcccaaatacgaataaaaaggagatacatcatcattatcatcatcagcctgttttatgtccactgcaggatgaaggcctctccctgcaatctccaattacccctgttctgcaccaaccgattccaactagcgcccatgaatttcctaatttcatcgctccaccgaGTCTTCCGTCATCCTTgattgcatttcccttctcttggtagccattctgtaatcctaatggtctaacggttatctaactggcgcattacatgacctgcccagctccatttctttctctcgaTGACAATTAGAATATAGTCTATACtcgtttactctctgatccaaactgctctctttctgtctcttaacgttatgcctagcaatcttcgttccattgctctttgcgcgatccttaacttgttctcaagcttctttgtcagtctccaagtctctgctccatatTATTCTGCCTCATATAtacatatagaagcaaatattttcgaacatgagttatttctatcaactgatagcaagctcattggtgtgagacccgaactttgtcacaagtgggATTCTCTCTAACAGCTGGTAACCACAACTGTCCTGCCATACTCCCAGCCCgcgcacaacacctcagtgttgcatttcactgctttaaacagtttattttgctttgtatttgggacacctgcatctcggcatcagccaacactttgttttttgagctcaagctccttcaaagaaacggcagcacacttcctttcccgttcattcctcaatgtgctggtcctttctgttctcgtcctcttTCCACCGCGCATTCGCCCcgcagaccatttgaagcatgctcatcagttgcacagtcaacgtccgatttttcggcctccctaggggctgcgaaaaagtccgaaaaatcaggctgTCAGAAAAAATGAATTCATGTCTTTTATTGCCTTAAAGGGCTAAACGCCGCAGGCACAtcagaaaaagctctgaaggcctgccagtacaattattaggcatatcggtgctcgcactGTGACAGGACATGGCAGGTGCACGCGTGGAATAGTGAAGGGATACATACTGTTTACCGCAACAATTGCctcttcccacgcttgttatgcttcaccgcaatacttttgcgtatgcttcaccgcttaGCATtactgtattgaggcgaagctgagtctcggaaaccggcattatgcaacgcgccgggctttccgagcttcgaagccaatcgagAGGACCATAAAGGTGAATTCggagccattgctgacagcggcaaattctttcaatgaaaaacacgccacagaacggcaagaagcttaatagtgaaCGTAGAAGCAGCAAGGCCAAGCGTcgctgcagtggtggctacggctgccagcggatttgcatgcgagagcgccggtcCCAGGCGGTAAGGTAATCAAACTGACAGTGGTGGTGGTTTTGATTAATTCCATTTAGGACCTGCGGTTACGGcaaaaaagtccggaaaatcggacggcaaaagattcttgcacaaaatttcagacgttcttatatataggctctatggggtatgtgctggtgccgcgaagccgtccgaattatcgggcgtccggaaagtcggtcgttgactgtacactggcaaatCCTCaagccgatgacacggcgtcaaagacgattcgttacgattcctctctgttacttaAGCGAGCAacgacttttgttccctttcaataaaattacagctaattttccctgatagaagcacaaattcagagttttccctgagtattcccAGACTATTAAACATGCctaagaattcccggttttcccggctGGTAGACACCCTGGCAAGGACCTGCCTACACGACCAGAGGCATGTATGTACGCAGAAGCTGGTTCCTAACCTGTAGACCGATGGCAACACTGTCATTTATAATTTCATCATTTTCGCACTTACCACAGCTTTCACTTCGTGCAAATGATCTTTTCACACATATGAGAAGAATAATGTGCCAGTATAAGCCAGGCTTGTTGTTTGCCTTTACTGTGTGCAAAAGGGCATTCTTTGCGTGACGTCAACTAGTGCAAAGGTTGCTTTTCAACACGTTACACAAGAGCATAGCATTTAGTTACCCAGATACTGCAAACTAAATCCAACACACATAGAGCGAGAAATTAACTCGAGGGTATGCAAAAGCAAAAGCCTTGACAAAGGTATATCCATAGGAACCATGCACAACACCACAAGGCTGCAGATAAGCGGTAGTCGAACACCAGCCCTAGTTACAAGACGACCAGAAACTGCAAACTGGACTGTTGCACACAAACTAGTGCAGGCGGAGAAAAAGTAAAAGTGTTAGTAGCTGCGCAGCAAAGAAAGCGTGTTAGTGATGGCCGATGTAAAGCGGTGTCCCACAAACCTGCAGGGGTACTGGAGTCATTTTCCTGTAGCCTTTCTTCCGAAACAAGCTCGGGTggagcatcagcagcagcagcagcggaaacACTGCTGTTCAAGGGTCGTTCTGCAAGGGCCATTACAGGCAGTTCTGGATCTGAACGGGCAGTGTTCATCTTAACCTCTTGCTCCGGTTGGGAGAGGTCGGCTGGCAGCGATGACAAACTACGAGATGAGTCAGCCATAAATCTGCTTGCAATTCCAGTACCAGGAAGCATATGCAGTTTCTTTAGGACTGACTCCTCGACATCTATTCTTTTCAAAGAGTGAAAGGTCTCAGTCTCCAGAACGCCATGGCCGTCACCATCGCCGCAGTGAGGTGCACTCTTCTTTTCAAGGCTTGCCGTCTTGTTCCCATTGCTGCAAAGGCTAGAGCTAATGTCGTCCTCCTCATAAGCAACCACTACGATGTCACTTGAGTCATCTGTGAATGGCTCCAAGTTGGGTACAATCACTTTCTTCTCCCGACTTTGATGACTGTTGCTATTCTTCAGGCTCTGGCTCCCTCCTGCCAATTCTACGACAGCCTCTAGGATGTTGTCGTCAATAAAGCTGGAGTACGAGACATAGTTGTTGACAATTTCATCGACTTCCTTCGGGGTTAACAGGTCCTGAAGCCGCCCGGTCAGAACATAGCCATCCTTAATTTTCGTCTCGTCGAAGCACCTTCTAATCTTCACAACAAGTTCTTCATCTGGTAGTTCTCCAGAGGCCTTctcttcaaaaagaaaagagtTGCCATTGTCCAAGGAAGGAGGCAAGTTGTGCAGATTAATGCGAGCCACATCATCAGAATACAGTTCAATTGCAGGGTCTAACGAAGTCTTGCTCGCATTGGGTGTCGAGTGTTTGACTTGAGCATAGGAGTCATCATTCTGTGAGGAAAAACCAAAGCTGGGCAGTGATGTCGGTTCAGCCTCTTCATTCTCAGACTCAAACTCGGGGCTGGAGGATGAAATTGTGAGTGGAGCTGACAAAGATGATTTTTCCAAATTGGGAACAGCCAGTCTGCCGCTTAGGAGACTGTCCTCGTAGTATTCTTCCAGCTCCGAAGCCAGGCTCAAAGGCTGGCTCAACTGAAGGTTGCTGACTTGAGCCAGTAATGGGGAAGACGAAGCTGTATCATCACAAAACAATGAACAGCATTACTCTCAGTGCTGGTACAAAAATAAATGCTTTGTGTTGTCATAACCTTCATCACTCAAAACACAATTCTGTCAATCATTATTAAAATAATATTTCATATCTCATGGGAATACAAGCAAAGACACATGTCATAGGTAAACAAATAATGCTCAAACATGTTAAACCCAGATGCTCCAATTAAGTACTGACACTCtgcatattgctttttttttactttttctttttaacatttaACTCTCTAAAGATATGTAACATCATAAGATAAGCTGTTGAAATGACCCAAATTGTGAGATGTGAAGGCAAATGTCATTTCCACAAAACATGTTGGGAAATTCTAGACCCAATGGATAGAGAGGCATGTGACAGCAGCTATGACAACTTGGTATGAGCGTCAACagcaaaatatgaaataaagaaatgggcAGTACCTCTTCGAGTTTCAGAAACTGACATGTGGTCTCCCCGAGACAAAACTTCATCATCTGTTTCATCTTCACCACAGGTTGAACCCTACAATGCAAGAAAGACATTTCATTAGCAACAGTACAGCAAAATAATAGATGATGCCAGGTTTTCGCTATGAAAACGTATATCTTGCAAAGCAAATGTAAAAAATTTGTAGCTGAAAAATTCATACTGGCAACACGATCTTGTGACTATCTAGTTGATCAGAATTATACGTCATTTTTATTGCAAGATATGAAAGATTGAAGATTTTTATTGCATCAATATTTTCAGCTGCCAAGTATGTACCATGAATGAATTTATCTATTTCTTTTACCCTCAGGGGCTTTCGGCACTAGAGAGGGGAGTGAATTACAAAAGAAAGTGTGAGAttatttgctaattatacaaaGTTGGCTGAGGGTCTGCATGCTTATCTTTAGCCCCATTATGATGTTATGCCACGTGGCAaaccaagcgaaaaaaaaaagaacagagagaAAATAAGTAGCATAAAAACAACTAACATTACTTCACGCTAATGCTTTCTATTATACAATATTAGCTGATGCTTTCATAAAGTTCTCGTTATTATTAATAGATACCATCTACACGAAAGTTATAATTACATCAATAATTACTGATTAGCAGGATAAACATCCTAATTAATGCTGTGGTCTATGGAGGACACTACAGCAGAGGGCTATGGTTTAATTTTGGTCAGTCTGGAAATTAATACGTACTTAAATTCAAGTACGCAAGCATCGTGGCACACCACCCTCAACAAACTATGGCTGCCGCAGCAGAGGTCGGTCATTATGACCTCAGTGTTCTATATCGAAAGCTTTAAATGCCACTCTACAACCAATGAAGCGCGTAATGCTACACGTCAGATGCAAGGATGATTATTCAAATGAGGACATATTAAGTTGCGACCACAACAACTGCTCACCAGCATCCTTGTCTCCGGCTTTCAATTCTGCCTAGGTCAACGTGGAGAGCACAGCTTCAAAACAAATTGTCAGAACTGCATTAGCAGACACCCTTTTGCCCACTTTACAGACAAACATCAAATTCATATTACTACAATGGTCTTCACAAACTGCCCTGTTCGCACACAAGGTGGCCCAGGTATCCTGCTGCAGACCATACTTTGAGACTCATGTGGaattttacagtggagctgttagaagcTTGCTGACTTTCTCTTGACGTTCACAGCTAGCTGGGGGAGggagagctgagagagagtgaaagcagagtataagaTAGCATCGCGCAGCGTAGCGATGCAGCGAGAGTGGGTGGAACCTAGCGGGGAGAGGAGGAGCGGTGCCCACGTGGGCGAGAATCATGGCCTGATACATGCCCTCTCCTGTGACACACAAGGCGGGGGATCAGGCAAGGGAGGAGGGGCCTTCCGTTCTTCTCCGGCAgccgctagggtgcctcgatgtcctcctcacccactgctccatacagagtggagacaaccgcggcgtctactatggCATTGGCCACGCAAATCGCGGACGCTGTAGTatacgcctttggcggacgctgtAGGGACACGTTGCCGGTGCTTGTGTGTCTtgtgtgcggtttggcactactttactggcttTCCCCCGGCTCCACTGGTGTCTAGTGTTTGCGATAGCACAGCTACGCATAAATGTTTGACTAAGTGTGCCACAAAATTTTTATTACGCATGTTAAACCAGATAACTCTTGAGGCTAAGCTTCCAAAACGAACTGAATGCTTTCTGAAATGTCACCAATTCATTTCCACTATGCACAACATCGAGACAAAGTTCTGCATATTCTAAGGTACCACAGAGGTCAGACTTCGACCCTATTCTCTACGTAATCTATATTGGTGATGTGCCGTATCTTGCACATATGATTTAACTATTGCTCACTCTGACCTTAACACTTTTATCTTTAGCATTTCAAAGCACAGCTaatgaaataaaacaatgcagaATTATGTTTCCACCATCCAACACTTCAGCTTATCAGCTGTTTTTATTACAACGATCTGTAATTGCTGATTGTCTTCACAATGTATGCTGCCATCAACATCACATTATCAAAATTAACCTTCAGTACAGAGTGACGTTAGTGTAAAACTCAGGCCATGCAAACCTGTCTCACTTATTTCAAATGGTCCAAAGCAGATCTCCCAGCTTCTTCGTTAGCTTGGATGGTAGACAGCAGTGAAAAGGTAGTGTTCCAAAGTACAATCGACAAACCAGGATGAATTTTCTCTAACTGCGACATTTATTTTTCAAATATACCAAAATCAGCACTTCTGTAGGTGCCACTATATCTTATGCTATAAAATAGGTACCACTAAGCATAAATAGGCACCACACAAGTATACTATTATAAAATAAATCCCACCAGATCCAGGTGTACAGCGATTTTGTcttcaaggaagcgccttctgtctagcagaattttttttcgaCAACGTATTTGAATAGCCTCTTTGCAAGTCAACCCCCctccaaaagaagaaaaagaattgtgACCGTTTGGCTTCCGTTATTATATTCATGCAGAAAAATAGCACACCTCACCTTATTTTATGAGATTTATTACCATAACCCTTGTCTTAAGCAAGAGTTGCTTTTCAATCCTTCATTCATATCTCGTTAACCTTTGTTATAAGGTGTTTCTTCCTCATTGTCATAGTAACCACCACTTTCATTCTTCATTCCTCAAACTTGTAATGGTTGGAACCACTTGCCCACCTCCACTGTATCTGTGGTGACAAGTGACCATGTAGACCAGTACAATTTCGGGCTCTCACGGGAGAGGAAAAACCGACACTCAATCTCTCAGCGTAGCACTTTTTTAATCCCTTCCGGAACGCTAGCCCATGCCGGAGCGTGctggagcgtgccagccgctcgtgcctcgtgtggACACAAGTGTCTACGTAATTCTCATGCGACGCCAATGCCGCTGCCGCTACATATCTATTACGGATCCCAGTAATTTAAAAAATGTACTTGAAGAACATGTTACCTGACATCTGTAAATGCTTATTCTTTAATTTTCCCACTCTCTTCTGTAACGCCCTATGGGCCTTGaaggtattcaaataaataaataaataaataaggtggGGAGTGTGCTCACAGTTTTCCTCTGTGCAGACCTCAGGTGTGGGCTGTCAGGAAAGTCCACCGTCTGGGCTCGGTAGAGGAAGGCAGCTTGACTAGGTGCATCAGCATCGACTGCTGAATCGAAGCTTTCGTCATTCACCTTTTCTGTGCCTCTGCAAGAAACCCTGCTGATTGTCAGCTACTAAACCAAGACTGCTAAACCATGCAAGTGACAGTGCATTGCAACATGTGGGAAATTCAAGTGGAAAACCAACACTCTTAGTCCTTAACCCATTTTGACTATCACCTTTTCCATAACATTTATTTTCAGCCCAACTTGGTACTGACCCAATTAAAGCATGTTCTACACTTACAGATGCACCAAATGAAAACACCAGATCCTGTTAAATCTAGTACATAAGCTTTTGCAACATCATCTTCTACAGGTTGTTCagaattaagctttatggttttcctaaagttaggcactgggaggcacgcgaagaccacctttgcaaataagttatgtggccagggggacacaaagtgagatgataattattgctgtaagcagcccaattaactaaaattgaataattaatttttattgactgcagtaagtgtgtATGTTGGTGtggaaaagttagaggcagtcttGTTTCTACACAGTTtcacttggaagaattcttctagtgCGTTTCGTGCTCCGAGATATcagactccaaattttaattgttgTTTGCATGGTTAtgcatgcaagagagtgaggattGGCGCAAAGCGCCTCCCTGATGTAACACCGCTGTTACATGCAGCGTTTAGTCTGGCAACAGGGCGGGGGCATTGGCAAATATGATAACtgtcccccttcccctctcggctggcaaAATATTATATTCaagaacctggaaccactgtTGTAACAGGCAACCACGCAGCCTGTAATGATTGtggcagctgccatgccgagataatggcgTGAGCCGAGAAGCCGGAGGGACATGCGCATGCATAATGGTGACTAAGGACCATGCATAATGGCATGGTCTttgcctgggctacgcaaataacgtgactgctgatttccaagtactgcaagttttattgaaatcaagagcgATAACTGCACGGCACACCAcactgtcatatcttgattttgCCAGCCGAGAGGGAAAGAGgcacagttatcatctttgcctatgcctccgccccgttgtcagactaaacacCGCATGCAACAGCAgtgtcacatcagggaggagctttgcgccaatcctcactctcttgcatgcgtagcCATGCAAAcaacaattaaaatttggagtctggtatctcggagcacagatgagctagaagaattcttccaagtaAAACTGTGTAGAAACATGACTGCCTCTAACTTTCTTGCACCAACATACgcacttactgcagtcaataaAAATTAATGagtcaattttagttaattgggctgctgacagcgataattatcccCTCACCTCGTGTCCCCCTGGCCGCATAACCTATCTGCACAGGTGGTCCTCATGTGCCTCCCaatgcctaattttaagaaaaccataaaacttaattttgaacacccagTATATTATAGTTCAATGAAAAGCTTGCTATTTGAAATATTACATACCAAACTTCTTTCCTTATTAAGAGAATATTGCACTGTAACTGGCATCCAGACTACTGCCAATTTTGATGTAAAATATTGCATGATATTTTTGCATAATAATGTATTACTGTTGTAATTGTTTCCAGATTAGGAATTTATGCATTAAATTAACTAACCTCAACCATGTGCTTCCGTAATCTGTAACATCACGGTGAGCAGGTACATACAAGAATTATGAAGAGATGTCATAGCCTAAATATAGGACTTGAAGCTCCCATAAGCCAACTTTGTGAATACCAATTTCATATAGAACTGAATGTCGCATCAAAGGACTGCACCTTCAGCAAACAGCAAGCAATCTTTGCAAGCAGTCACCAATGAGTGAAAGTAATATGGTCTAACATTAGGCTCAATGTATTAGTAGCAAAGATTCCAATTACTGGGCAAAACAACAATCACTACAGTGCATTGAACAAGCAGTAATACTTCCCACTTCGGTTGTAGCGATGATGGCAGAAATACAAAGAGATAGCATGTAAGGAAACACTGGCATAGCAAACTGACAAGAGATAACATACAGGAATGACATTATTACCCATCTTTTGCAGTTTCAGACATGCTATTTGAAGAATCCGAAGGTGAGAAAGGGGGGTCCCGCAAGGCTGTGTCCTCAGGACTGCTTGCACTGAAATGGCATTAAGGAACACCAAATGAACAAGTCCACTACAATTGACTGGTGCCCTGTACAAATGAGAGAGCACTAGGGCCAGTGCAGTTATTTGCTCTCTGAGACACGAATGGCGATTCCCAGATATAACCACCATACCCTAACTTTTTC
Encoded here:
- the LOC139059172 gene encoding protein prune homolog 2-like isoform X1 — protein: MDRYLLESKRNLEKLDTFTKVHVVLGNEACDLDSAVSAIVTAYLLHELQPVATLLVVPVLNIARKDVTLRTEITYFFEQVDISLDTLVCRDEIDLKKLHSQSKLSLTLVDHNLLPKEDADLQAAVQEVIDHHRLETSHRCDKTVEMVGSCCTLVAEKVLHSKPDLLSPQVALLLYGTILLDTVCLSESARKTTAKDLEMVSKLQALLPELSKEEVFKPLCRARSNVDGLCLDELLRKDLKAVCSSAKRIAISSVPGELKSICQENTMEAELGKFCKTHGYSALIILTIAVEEKSNSVQRQLAVFSSDIMLKQQLTSTLLAVGDPSLDLQVSHMSTDHLITFVQGNTQASRKVILPVVKKFLSTLDDNIMPKMNEHCPQTNGSLSVNNQPCAPTTASSPEDTALRDPPFSPSDSSNSMSETAKDGVSCRGTEKVNDESFDSAVDADAPSQAAFLYRAQTVDFPDSPHLRSAQRKTGSTCGEDETDDEVLSRGDHMSVSETRRASSSPLLAQVSNLQLSQPLSLASELEEYYEDSLLSGRLAVPNLEKSSLSAPLTISSSSPEFESENEEAEPTSLPSFGFSSQNDDSYAQVKHSTPNASKTSLDPAIELYSDDVARINLHNLPPSLDNGNSFLFEEKASGELPDEELVVKIRRCFDETKIKDGYVLTGRLQDLLTPKEVDEIVNNYVSYSSFIDDNILEAVVELAGGSQSLKNSNSHQSREKKVIVPNLEPFTDDSSDIVVVAYEEDDISSSLCSNGNKTASLEKKSAPHCGDGDGHGVLETETFHSLKRIDVEESVLKKLHMLPGTGIASRFMADSSRSLSSLPADLSQPEQEVKMNTARSDPELPVMALAERPLNSSVSAAAAADAPPELVSEERLQENDSSTPAERPSSLSGANRSRRKIKVNPDILRAQIGLDDDQKSLSSMSNKSDGDVFSPADDLATPDIETPDELGDSVLERDDSTLSDSIPEMSAREEYAEERSWKTCNVGGVERKIDMRVIEPYKKVLSHGGYFAEDRQAIIVFSACHLPDRCRRDYDYVMDNLFLYVLSTLDQLVVESYVLIYLHGATERSKMPSFGWLKRCYQMIDRRLRKNLKGLYLVHPTFWLKTIVIMTRPFISSKFSRKLRFVYSLEELSWVVPLDHVCIPDKVKQLEFENMIKEKKKKLGSRKVLPGPRQVKDDAS
- the LOC139059172 gene encoding protein prune homolog 2-like isoform X4 is translated as MDRYLLESKRNLEKLDTFTKVHVVLGNEACDLDSAVSAIVTAYLLHELQPVATLLVVPVLNIARKDVTLRTEITYFFEQVDISLDTLVCRDEIDLKKLHSQSKLSLTLVDHNLLPKEDADLQAAVQEVIDHHRLETSHRCDKTVEMVGSCCTLVAEKVLHSKPDLLSPQVALLLYGTILLDTVCLSESARKTTAKDLEMVSKLQALLPELSKEEVFKPLCRARSNVDGLCLDELLRKDLKAVCSSAKRIAISSVPGELKSICQENTMEAELGKFCKTHGYSALIILTIAVEEKSNSVQRQLAVFSSDIMLKQQLTSTLLAVGDPSLDLQVSHMSTDHLITFVQGNTQASRKVILPVVKKFLSTLDDNIMPKMNEHCPQTNGSLSVNNQPCAPTTASSPEDTALRDPPFSPSDSSNSMSETAKDGVSCRGTEKVNDESFDSAVDADAPSQAAFLYRAQTVDFPDSPHLRSAQRKTGSTCGEDETDDEVLSRGDHMSVSETRRASSSPLLAQVSNLQLSQPLSLASELEEYYEDSLLSGRLAVPNLEKSSLSAPLTISSSSPEFESENEEAEPTSLPSFGFSSQNDDSYAQVKHSTPNASKTSLDPAIELYSDDVARINLHNLPPSLDNGNSFLFEEKASGELPDEELVVKIRRCFDETKIKDGYVLTGRLQDLLTPKEVDEIVNNYVSYSSFIDDNILEAVVELAGGSQSLKNSNSHQSREKKVIVPNLEPFTDDSSDIVVVAYEEDDISSSLCSNGNKTASLEKKSAPHCGDGDGHGVLETETFHSLKRIDVEESVLKKLHMLPGTGIASRFMADSSRSLSSLPADLSQPEQEVKMNTARSDPELPVMALAERPLNSSVSAAAAADAPPELVSEERLQENDSSTPAERPSSLSGANRSRRKIKVNPDILRAQIGLDDDQKSLSSMSNKSDGDVFSPADDLATPDIETPDELGDSVLERDDSTLSDSIPEMSAREEYAEERSWKTCNVGGVERKIDMRVIEPYKKVLSHGGYFAEDRQAIIVFSACHLPDRCRRDYDYVMDNLFLYVLSTLDQLVVESYVLIYLHGATERSKMPSFGWLKRCYQMIDRRLRKNLKGLYLVHPTFWLKTIVIMTRPFISSKFSRKLRFVYSLEELSWVVPLDHVCIPDKVKQFDAERVLEG